Proteins co-encoded in one Spiroplasma gladiatoris genomic window:
- a CDS encoding dihydrolipoamide acetyltransferase family protein has product MFKVKFADIGEGLTEGSVTEIFVKVGDKVKSGDSLFNVETDKVNSDIYAQVDGIINKIFIKEGQEIKVGDVVIEINDGSASSEVSSQKEEPTKAIVEENKKVEVVSQSSNVESSNIEAENIQSYDNKLIKATPLARKMAADLKINLANVVPTGPNQRILAIDIQNYQANPTSLNAVSNIQPTKQVTKQVVDFSNPLIQVPEFNEPLSFNSTPMNPIRKATVKAMDVAHTKAAGFTGLKNVDITELVNLRNQLKGFAETQKVKLTYLAFIIKATALSLKDMPNLNVRIDEENKAIKFANQINIGMACDTPDGLMVPVIKSADKLSVLQIAVKINDLATKARNKKLAMSEMSGGTFTVTNFGSVGLDYATPIVNYPESAILGIGTITKAPGVINDQIEIRDFMPFSLTADHKVIDGADAGRFLQRVVYYLQNPAILLV; this is encoded by the coding sequence ATGTTTAAAGTAAAATTTGCAGATATTGGAGAAGGATTAACAGAAGGAAGTGTAACTGAAATCTTTGTAAAAGTTGGAGATAAAGTAAAAAGTGGAGATTCACTTTTTAATGTTGAAACTGACAAAGTTAACTCAGATATTTACGCACAAGTTGATGGAATAATAAATAAAATTTTTATAAAAGAAGGTCAAGAAATAAAAGTTGGAGATGTAGTAATTGAAATTAATGATGGAAGTGCTTCAAGTGAAGTTTCTTCACAAAAAGAAGAACCAACTAAAGCAATTGTTGAAGAAAATAAAAAAGTAGAAGTTGTTAGTCAAAGTAGCAATGTTGAAAGTTCAAACATTGAAGCAGAAAATATACAAAGTTATGATAATAAATTAATTAAAGCAACACCATTAGCAAGAAAAATGGCAGCTGATTTAAAAATCAATTTAGCAAATGTAGTACCAACAGGTCCAAATCAAAGAATCTTAGCAATTGATATACAAAATTATCAAGCTAATCCAACCAGTTTAAATGCAGTTTCAAATATTCAACCAACAAAACAAGTTACAAAACAAGTTGTTGATTTTTCTAATCCATTGATTCAAGTTCCTGAGTTTAATGAACCATTATCATTTAATTCAACACCAATGAATCCAATTAGAAAAGCAACAGTTAAAGCAATGGATGTTGCTCATACTAAAGCAGCAGGATTTACTGGTTTAAAAAATGTAGATATAACAGAACTTGTTAATTTAAGAAATCAATTAAAAGGTTTTGCAGAAACTCAAAAAGTTAAATTAACTTATTTAGCATTTATCATAAAAGCAACTGCATTATCATTAAAAGATATGCCAAACTTAAACGTAAGAATTGATGAAGAAAATAAAGCGATCAAATTTGCAAATCAAATAAATATCGGAATGGCTTGTGATACTCCAGATGGATTAATGGTACCTGTTATTAAAAGTGCAGATAAATTAAGTGTTTTACAAATAGCTGTAAAAATAAACGATCTTGCTACTAAAGCTAGAAATAAAAAATTAGCAATGAGTGAAATGAGTGGAGGAACTTTTACTGTGACTAACTTTGGATCAGTTGGTTTAGATTATGCAACTCCAATTGTTAACTACCCAGAATCTGCAATCTTAGGAATTGGAACAATCACAAAAGCTCCTGGTGTAATTAATGATCAAATTGAAATTAGAGATTTTATGCCATTTTCATTAACAGCAGATCATAAAGTAATTGATGGTGCTGATGCTGGAAGATTTTTACAAAGAGTAGTTTATTATCTACAAAACCCAGCAATATTATTAGTTTAG